CGTTGAGATGGAAAACCCTTTATGAAGTTTCTGAGACGACGGCGTATTAGAGATATATAGCATCCGAAACGAGCGGGAATGTTGAGGGTGCTGATTGAGTGTGCGTAGAGAGAAACAATCTGCCTTTAATAGACGAAGAATCTGGAACGTTGATGGAAGGATAGCGAAAAGAATAAGTTTCTTAGTTTCACATCTTTATCATATGCGTTGTTAAGCTGTCTCATGGTTTTAATCCATTACAATTTCAAATAACTCGGCCTCCTTTCACTGGCTGTGTCGTCGCAGGAAAGGTGGAGCCAGACATCGAGACCTCGTAAACCAACTCCAAGGGATATTAGCCAATGCAGGTCTTCTAGACCCGAAAAACGCAAAGACattcctttcactttttctTCGGAATCAGGTGACGCAATCTATACTGAAGAATCACCTCTAGTACATTGAAACTCAAGGAGTTCAATCTACAGTAGCAAATATGTTATACCTTGGAGATCAAtaaccttcttcttcttctttttccattgatcagtGTATCATCAGAGGATTAGCTAGAATAGTCGCATTGGTTACACGCAAgaacacacacacacatcCGTTATTAGCTGTGTCAAAGGTTTTGCACTAATCTTCCGAAGTGACAAACAGACAATTCTTGTTCGAGCGAAGTGGCACTACAGTCTCGTTGCAAGTAGGAGCAAACAAGATACATGGAAGACTGGATTGATTTTACTTCTCCCAACGTCGAGTCGACTTATACGATACAAGCTTTGGCTTGAGTGCACCCAGACGGGAGTGCGGGGTAAGCGTCCAGATTCTGAGTTTGGTAGTAGAACGTGACGCTTTTAACTGATTGACAGTACaattgatatcagcattttGCTCCTGCTGAATGTACAGGACATGAATCAAGATATACCTTGAAGGATATTATCCTTGACTGGGGGACCAGCGGTGAACGACTCATCACCCGAGGACCAATTGTTGATCAACACCAAACTGTTGTGGATACTCGCTAATTGCGACATCAGCTGGAGGAGTCAAACAATGAGAGCTTGAATGACTTACAGTACTTCGTGGGGCTATTTAAGACTTTCGCGTTATAAAAGTACTTTGTACCGCCTTTAAGCCACCCGATCGTATAATCATTATATCCAGTGGTGGGATTATTGGGGAAAGGATCGATAACAGCGTCGTTGTTACCCGTGTTGGCAGGCTAAAAAGGACAATCGCGTCAGCTTGTCAATCCATTTGACCTCAGAGTGTATCAACGTggttcaactcacatcataGTTTGTAAGCTGTACTCCAGGCGGAACTCCATTAGTTGATGTAAGGATGCTGGTGGAGAGGATTTCGACGTCCTGTTCATCCCCATATTTTGAGGAATCGCTAGTATAGGTGAACTGTGCAGGTAGTCAGTATTACATGCCCAGGGCCAGATGGAAGAAAGCAAAGGTACAAGGAGAACTAACAATAGATTGACAAGTACCTTCTACAGCACTTAATTGAGCATTCATAGTGAAGACACCACCTCCTACTGAATTCGCAAAGTTAATTTCCGCTCCTGTGATTGCTTTGCCCTTCTTCTGTCCCCCAGGTACTTTCAAGGTCATCGCTCCATTACTGAACCCCACATTGTTCGTACTTCCAATGGCGTGTCCTCCATCATCAGCGGCTGTGCCGATACCCCAGCCCGTATTGACTTCAAATCCGGCTTTGTTTAGATCCGCAATACTTTTGACAGTGTCGAAAGAGACTCTAAGAGCTTTTGGGAAATAAGCGTTATTGTATTTTGAGAGAACGTATCCACAGCTGCAATCCGCCGCGATCGTTGAATTTGGACTTGATGTCGTAGAAGTAGCTGCGTTTGATTGCTTAGTTGTAGTCGAGCTGGATTTCGCAGGTACGATTGAGCTTGACTTTGTTGGGTTAGTTGAGCTTGATTGCTTATTAACGGTTGAAGTGGATGGTTTAGCAAGCaatgagcttgattttgCAAGAACAGTTGAGCTCGATTTCGCAGGAATAgatgagcttgattttgCGGGAACACTCGAGCTGGAAAACGTGGCTTTGTTTATCGATATCGAAAAAGATGGTCAGAGAAAGGCATTGAAATATGGCATGCATCTAACTCACCTTTAGCAACGAGAGCTCGCTCCTTGATCGTGTCTTCTCCTCGAGGAGCAGCTTGTGCCAGAAGAGGCAGTATAAATAAGAGGATAGTGGAAGGTAGCATCTTGATCTGTATATAAAGGAAAGTGTGACACAAAAGTAGGATCTTGACTGAGAGTGGggaaatatcatcaagttCACTGTTCTCAATCGCTTGCTGACGTATTTATAGCTGTATCAAAGGTCAACGACGTCGAATCGTGACGGTCTGCATGGTTCATATCTCTCTAACCTCGATAAGTCTGGTCACTCGGACAGTGTCTCCCATGTGAGACATCTCGATCACTTTCTCTCTATGACTTCTAGAAGGTAAGGTCCGATGATTAGTCAGTTCCATCAATGAAACCTTGTATCGAAGGGGAGAGATCTCCTTGCCGGTATGCCCGATCACGCTGTAACGCAGATCATAGGATTGAGatgtggtgaagatgagatgtgatatCGACATCCGAGATGACCGACATAACCACTGTAGGAAAATATACTAGTCGGCTTGATGGTTCGTCAAGCAGATTCTATTTGGACTGCGTTTGGCAACGGTTAGATAAAAAGTCGAGTATGCCGGATGAAGTAGAATTTTAAACAGTAGATAGAGATTTAACCGAGATACGAATGTGAAGGTACCAAAAGAATAGGACCGAGGAACAGAAGTTAGGGGAATGGACAGGTACGGCTAGATCGGACGTGACAAGGTTTACATATAAACGTTTGTTTTTTCATTCGGTTTGAGAGAGGAATTCGAATGATCTTGACCTTGTACTCCTCTCATATCTCATTCCCGTATTCCCACTTATATTTTATACGGACAGATACAATTGTGAGATCACATCTAATGAGATTGGTACAAGTCGCTTGTTCAGATGCAATGTGGATGAAAGTCGAAGGAGGAAAATACCCGAAATAAGCgagaattggatgaaggCCGAATACGCGTACTGAATTGACGTTCTTTCACAACGCTGCCGCCTTGTATGCTGTCATCGTTCTCTCGTGAACCACCGAGTTCACGTTCTACTTTCGGGTCAAGGAATATTATGGAACTGATGGAACTGGTGTCTTAGCCCAGAGAGTGTAATGCACGTTTTCACTACAATGCATAGTTTGAAGACGAGACCGGCTCGCTCCTTTATTTCACACCGCTGCACTCACTACTCTACTAAGTTCTTCTTGCTGTCATCGTAGCAACAATCAGCAGAGATTTTAAACTTTACAGGCATCAGCTTCGGTACAGCCTGAGGGATAAGCCGGATAGCTAGACATTGGCTCAGTTTGATAATAGAAAGTGAGGCTTTTGACTGGAGTTATAACCGTAAACCCATCAGCTTTTCCTCCCTTTTCATAATTTACTGAAAAACGTTCGAGCAACCTACCTTGCATCACCGTATCCTCGGCCGGTGGCCCCATACTGAATGTCGGATCTCCTGAGCTCCaattattgatgatgacattaCTTGGGTTGACACTCTCTATGTGGTGGAACAGGGGAAAGTTATTCCGGGTTTCTGAATTTTCGAGTCTAGGGATATACTCACGATACTTTTTGGGAGAATCTAATGCTACACCATTGTAATAATATGATGTAGCATCTTTCAACCACGCGATAGTATAATCATTGAAGCTGGTCGAAGGTTCATTGggaaattgatcaatacTGAAGTCGTTCAGGCCTGAGCCAGTCGGCTGATACGTTATTACCAATTTAGCGAAGAACGCTCAAAAATGCTTCATTCAGAGATCTTGGAGTTGACTTACATCCCAATTAGTCAACTGCAATCCTGGCTGCGAGAATACCATTTCTATATCCTGTTCGTCTCCACTCGCCGTATCATCCACGGTATAGGTAAACTATCCCATTGAAAAAATGAACGAACGTCTATCACGCTTTGGATAGAACAAAACTTACGATTGCTTGACATGTACCTGAGACTGGACTAAGTTGAGCGTTCATAGTGAAAACTCCTCCGGTAATAGCTTCCGTGGTCTGAATTTCAGCACCTGAAACCACACCGCCAGTAGATTGGCCACCTGGTACGGTGAGCGTCAGAATCCCATTATTGATCGCGACGTTACTTGCTACTCCTTGACAATAAGTTCCATCATCGGCGACACTACCTGCCTTCCAACCATCATTGATTTCTAGTCCGAGTCCGGCGAGAGCAGATACACTGGTAATGGTGTCGAAAGAAGCTATAATGGCTTTGGGAAAGTACGCGTTGTCGTAGCTACTAAGGACATATCCACAAGAGCAATCCccagaaggtaaagtagtGGTGGTGTTTCCGGTTCCAGCGGTGGATGTCGGTTGACTCGCACTCGCAGTCGCGGACTTGGTCGAAGAAGATTCACCGACCGAGGATTGAGCTGTACCAGGGATACTCACCGAAGAGGCAGCACCGCCACTGGTTTTGGTCTTAGTGGCAGCGACAGAGGAAGGGACAATACTGCCAACAGCGCTGCGGATAGTCGTTGGAACAATtgctcgatcttcttcttcttcttcttctcctgctccttcctcttcctcctcctcggGAGAATAGTCGCTAACCTCTGTGGGTTCAGCCTCGTCGACCACGGAAGTAGTCTCAGACGCGCCCCAATGATGGCCGCCTCGTCCACCCGTAGCTACGAGAGCCTGACCAGCAAGAGTCGAGCTTGAAGCTGCATCTTTGACTTGACATCTTTTGCCATGAACATGGTTGGGGAGGGCATGCACGAGAAGAGGGAGTGCGAAGAGAAGGGTGTTCAACGGGATAATCATGTTTTATAAAGAGGGTTTTATCAAATGAGTGACAATTACGGTGAGTGACAATCTATGTATGGATGATATAGGGTGCACGGGAAAAAGGGACAGCtcgatgaaggagaaagtcTTGATGGGAGGTTGATATCTACTCTGTAGATCTTTGCAGAAAGGATAAAGTTCTCCGGTACGTTCGATCCTTTTTATATCCATCATAGTATCATGCCCTTGGTCTGAATTGTCCATTTCATTTCGGATACTTCTCTTAACACCTAGTACACCTTTGTACTTGAATCTACCTGAAACAGGTCACGGGGTTTTGCGATCTGTAACAACGGAGACGCAAGCAATCGAAGGATGATACGGTAACGAAGAGATCCGGATTTAGGGGGATTACTTTGTTTCAACAAGGCATTTGTTCGGTATACAACATTTAGTGTGCCTTTGATTGCTTCATGCTCAAGGTGTTGATTGTCTTGTTGTACTTGGTAGAGTGCTGTATTTGACAATCAATCCGAAAGCGCAACGTCAAGGATGTAAGTAGTAACGGATACGATTCGAAAGTGAACACCATCCTATCTGCCGCTTGACAACTGTTTATATATTGCTTTGTTTTCGTTTCAAGACGATGGAGGCGTCATGCATAACGAAGAGCAAAGGGAGTTAGAGAGGCGCCGAACAAACAGCAAAGATAGAGCGTTGATAGCCTCTCTCTCTGATTTTACCCTGAGCGGCAGCTACTCGtttgcttttctctttccccccccccctcttttcttttatttACCCTTTTTACCCTCTTTAACTCTCTACACAACTCTACTGTATTATCTTTTTTAATACCGTAATTATGGTAACCCAAGAAAAACGCGTGCTTTTGATCATTAATCAGTCTATACAACACCTTGCCATTGTCTGTCTGTCTGTCTGTCTGTCTGTCTGCACATCATATCAACATCTCACCCAGcgttcttcttcgacaaCTGTTTGGGATCATTATACTGGTGGAACCGCCAGTCAGCCAGTTCTGAGAACTAATCTTGCCTggatttcatcattcatcaatacAACACATTCCccccttcttttctctctcgCATAGCAACCGCACGTTCCTCTTTTGTCCTATCTATATTTCATCGACATTCACGCCTCTGGATCAAAAGACACTCTCATTTCAAAGTCTCTCCTCACCGGAAGTCTCTCCTTTCAGCCCACTCAATCCACCGGAAACCAATCACTGTTGACCCTTTCACTGTATCGCATCACACGCAAAACTTTATACTCTCAATGTCGTTGATGCCTGACTCAAGGCAGAGAGCCCCCTTCtcccatcaatcatcatctgccGACCTTACTTCAGCTCAAAACCTGGCTTCTTTGAGATCTCCCCCATCTCAATCACATCCGCAAGCACCATGGATTCCAACAGGAGCTGCACCAGAGCCTCAACCTGCTCAACCTTATCGATCCGAAAAATCCCCAATATGGGGTGCACCTATGGTGAGGAAAGATAGCAACGATTTCTCTTCAAGTGGATATACAGACAACTCTTACGGCTTATCAGTTCCCAATACGACATATTCGACAGATACGACGATACATCCTCGTAGAAATAGTGTATCTGCTACATCGAGTAGAGCTTCTTCACCCGGTCCCTTCTCATTACCCCAATTCACGATACCGGGATATCCAACAATTCGATTTGTCTCTCTTTGTTTCCTCTGGTACACCTGTTCAGCAGTATCAAATAACACTGGCAAAATAATCCTAAACAATTTCAGATACCCAGTAACACTCACCATCGTtcagttcttcttcgtaGCTGGATGTTGCATAATATGCAGTAGAAAAGAGTTGAATTGGACCCCTAGATTACGAAGTCCGACTAGGTCAATCTTGAAGGGAATCTTACCAATGGCTGCGTTTCAAGTTGGGGGGCATATTTTTGGAAGTTTAGCAATAAGTCGAGTACCTGTTAGCACAGTGCATACCATAAAGGTGAGTGCAACACCTATATATGAAACTTTATGAATGCTCAATGATTTTCTAGGCTCTGTCTCCATTGTTCACTGTGATGGCGTATGCCTTGCTCTTTGGCGTATCTTACTCCCCGGCTACCTATCTGTCTTTACTTCCCTTGACACTGGGAGTCATGCTCGCTTCTTCTGCCGATATCTCCTTCAGCAACTTTTTCGGTCTAGTCTGCGCTCTCGgctccaccatcatctttgTTACTCAAAACCTATttttcaagaagatgatgccTACACCTGGAGCCACTGAAACCGGCGGAGCGACTCCCAAGCTAGACAAAATCAACTTGCTCTATTTCTCCAGTGGAATGGCTTTCTTATTGATGATCCCCGTTTGGCTCTATACGGATGCGTGGAGGTTGATCGATTTATGGTCACATCCAGTGATCAAAGCAGGTGGACCATCAATACCGTTCTATTTCTTCCTTAATGGAACTGTCCATTTCGCTCAGAATTTGATTGCTTTTTCACTACTATCCTCGACTTCACCCGTTACCTATTCCATTGCATCTTTGGTGAAACGGATTGCCGTGATTTGCTTAGCTATCATATGGTTCAAACAATCTGTATTCTTCGTTCAGGCTGTAGGAATCGCACTTACAGCAGTAGGTTTATGGATGTACAACAACGCAAAGAGAGATGTcgagaaaggtgaaaagaaaatgagaCAAGTGGAAGCTGTCAGAGATGGAATGTTACCGACCACGAAAGCAGACCAGAGAATTTTAGAAGGTAGAGGTACTATAGATCCTCTAGCATACGGCAAAGCGTCACTCAAGCCAACATACCCAACAAATTACGGTCAAATCCCAATATCAACTTCGACATCAttcaagaagaatggattTGTTCCACCTCCTCCCTCAAACATTCCCATAGCCATGGTAAATGCGGAAGCATCATATCCGTCACCTCCCGCTTCGACAGCATCTTCACCCCCTACGGAACCCACCTTGAAAGtatctcttcctcgtcaaagaagattatcaataGAGACTAAAGATAATTTCCGTCTTCCACCTTCTGCAGCTCCGAGGGATGCCGCAATCAACGAAGAGGTTTCTGGGATCTCGATGGACTCGTCAAAAGTAAGTATAATAGCTTAAAAGGGTCCATTCgatccaatcatcatcttcgttttaTCGGACAATACTGCATCATTTCTTGCATAACGAACCCATCAAATATCCATGACAACAACTTTCATTGTGTATTATTATAGCATCATCCGGGATTTTCAGGTCTCTTGATCCACATATAGATATTTCTAGATAGTTTCGCATGCATGTGCATTTTATttacttcttcacttgtaTGAAGCAACTTTGGGTGACTATACTATTTTCGTAGTGCAAGGAGTGTTTACCACCCTGAACTCCACTCATCGCTCAAAatactcttctttcgtatcTCATGTTTCTTGGTCAAAGCTGCGCGACGAGATAACCAATCGTCTGCACCTACATATGCTCCGCACATGGTTCTTGAACCTGTAAAAGGTGATCTACCGTGCATTACTCTCCAGTTGTCGATAACTGAAAGTTTTTTGCGTCATCAGCCATGTAGCATATGGTGCTGGAAGCACTAGAAAATGACTGACCTAAAACAGTGCCAGGGTTCAACTGCACCCAATACTCAGCATCTTCACTTCTGTTTaattcatcatatcttctAGCGGCTGTATACCATCCTTTGACTTCATCAGACGTCCATCCTTGACCTACGACGCCTCTATCTTCGTTGTTCCATCTGACCTGTACCATTTGACCTTGTCCATCATGTCGGAAAGCAGGTTGACTAATTGGTGGACGTAGAGGCGTTCCCTCACTTCCTGATGCATGTGCGGGCACTCTTAGCCGAGATAAGAGTGAATATGACGTAGGGTATaaagtggaaagaagggatgcAGTGTAAAACCCATCGACTAGAAGAGTCGTTCCCCCCGTACCTGGAGGAGATGGGTGTGAAAGGAGGTGAAATATTTGTAATCCAGCTGGATCAGTGAAATACGTCGTATCGGTATGGGCAGGTAAACCTTCATTGGAATATGCAAGATCACCGTGACTGAGATCGGCAGTGAATTGCCAGAAACCGCCGTCTGAGTGAATCAGTCAAAATATTTTCGGTCATTCcatcaaaaggaaaggaaagcCTTTGCTCACAATGTGTATTACGTATAGGCGCAACCTTTTCTATCAATTCCTTGGTATCCTCCCCTGTAGCAGGTACGCTGTTGATAAAGCAAAATCCGAAATCATGCTTTCAAAACTCGTTAGAGGTAGTGCAGAGCTTATCTGAGCTTTGATATACTTACCACTTTATTGAGCAATTTTAAGATTGCCCTCCCGctcttttcaccttccttATCTTCACTCATGATTTCGTCGTATAGAACTGTTGGAGGTGTTTGAGCGATGGTGGAATTCCACAATACTCGGCTGTACAGGGGCTGGATCAGCCTGGTGCTAGTGGAGCAGCTTCACGATTCCCTAGTTGGATAACGTTGCAGAACTCACCCTTCTGTGTCATCTCGATAAGAAGCCAACGGTGGATCGTAAGCTGATCTTCGCAAGAATTCAAATGGaaaggatgattgatgagagtCTGACGTTGACCAGGTAAGGTTGACACCGGATTTATCTACCTTGACCGAAGTTGGGTGAACATCGCTCGGTATCTGCGGTTGATATTAGTCGAAATTATTCAAGAATGAATCTGGTCCACTCACTTCACTCAACGTCTTGAGCCTTTGTTTCGTCTGTTGATGATAGCATTTCGGACACCTACAATGATCGAACAAGAAGTAATtatcacttcatcaacagTGTCAGCTATCTCCTCCATTCATCCATACAAGCATCACGTCGACTAACAAGGTGGTCACCCTTCCATCCGGCCAGGAAATGGTCGTTCTGTCCTCACTCGTTGATACCGAGGGTATATTACTCGATCTAGACGTGATTTCTGGTGACCGTCCGACGTTTAAGCTGGATGAGATAGGCTCTGTATTTGACGATATGCGGGATGATAAAGCTATGTGACGATATTGCGGTGAAGCCTTGCTTAGCTTTCGTGGCCCGTTTGACCTTTTTGCCAGAAGACGAGGTAGACTGTGTCGGAACATGTTGAGCTGATGACAAAGTACGGAGTTATAGATGATCAAATAGTCCACTATAATATCACAATCATCTTTGCATCCTTATTTCTTCGACATTGTCGTCTCGGTACAAGGGCTGTGTTTACCCGGTTTCCGATGTAAAGTCAAACGCAGAAAGTGATGACGTGGAACTATTTACCGCCTACGAGGCCGAGGATGAATTTCCGgaggatgatggagaaaaaGTTGCTCTAGATGAcatttgttattgttttcACGCAGAAAACCGCAATAAAACAGCAAACATGGCATTCAGAGCTTCGGGAcccctcttctcttctctcaagGGTAGAGCTGTCCGATCTCTTTCTGCGCCAAGCACATCCAGCAAGCCTATCCGGTTTTTCACGGCCTTCGCTTTCTTGGGAGGAGTATCTTGGCTTACTCTTTCTACCGAGGACAGTGAGTCTGCCATAGTATACCGTGCATATCGCTTATATCCCTACAAATACACCAAAAGAATACAAAGAGCGATTCCTATCACCTTTTGTGACACATGCAGATTCAGCACCATCGGATCTACGAGATGATCCCAAGTCCAAATTACCCTTCAGAGGTAGATCATCAaattcctcttgatcatctaCGTAAGAACGATTGCTAATTGAGAGCAATGGTTCTCAGTCGATCCGGACACGAATCTTCAATTCCCACTTGAGCTATCCTCTTCACTCGCTACACCTTCTCCGCCTTTATCGCTAGTTGGTCTCGGGGTTAGGAAAGTCTCTTTCCTTCGAGTAAAAGTGTACAGTGCAGGCttttatcttgatgaggCAATAACGAAGGAGCTACACAATATACCAGGATGGCATGTAAGGTCACCTCTAATCGTTTGTCGTCTAACAAGCTTACTCAGCGGTTGACAATAGACATTCACAGCTCAGCATCTGCTGACGCCGCCCACTACATCTCCTTCGGATCCTCTGTCCGCTCCTCAGATGTCAGGAGAGAGCTTGATGAAGGAATTATTTGAAAAACCAGTAGTTGTGGCTGTCAGGATAGGTAAGATTGACTATTCTCACTTTGCATATGCAGAAGGAGTAGACGCTGATCTTGCTCGGCGCGTTGAGTACCTAATCGAAATACTGACTTTGGAGTAAGCTTAGCTTGTCAGTTGGCTACCGATCATCGTTTAGCTGATCACCTATATATAGCATCTTCGCGACGCCTTTACTCGAGCTCTTCAAGCAAGACAGAAATTGGCTAGAAATCAAGGCTTGTTGACGGACGACGATGAGCAGGTTAGTCCAGTTTTCACGTATTTGATACTGAATGTGTTCACTACATGTGTTGATATGTTTGTAGCACATAACTCAATCAATTCAAACGCTCAAATCTTTCTTCCCTGCTCAGACGGTACAAAAAGGACAGCAGGTCGTCTTGCTCCGTCCGAGAGACGGCGGGTTGATAGTTGAATTTGAGGTAAGGCGTTCATAGGAATCTAGTCAAATCAGTCGGCTAATTGGAACGTACAGGGCAAAGTGTTGGGGAAATTGAACGACCCGTGGATAGGTAAACAGCTCATGTTGACCTACTTCGCTGACAAAGAAGTTGTTTCTCAACCACTCAAAGAAGACGTCGCAAGAGGATTAGAAGGTTTCATCAAGACATAACGATCGAATCGGAAGCATATTATCACATATCCCATGCAATGTATTGAATACGAACATAATGTGTGGTGCTGGCGGtgacgatgacgaggatATGATTGAGTGTCAATACTCCCCTACTACTGCCCCTTCGAGTTGTACATTGTACCTATCCTCGTCTCCGTTTTGAGGCTATATACGATTACATGATAGTACACTCTGACGAGGCTTCATGTCTCGTGGGTCTAGCACCCTTTCCTTTCAGGTTCTTAGCGTTGTTCAGTTCGGTCAGACGCTGCATCGCTCGCTTGTGTTGTTGAGCTATGTGAATATAGGACATCAGCTAAAAGATTGCGCCGACGAGACGGAGGAAAAGCTTACCTGCAGCACGCATGTACCATCTCTTGGCTAGTTCAATGTCTTGTTTGACACCAATACCGATCTCAGTGTAGTCTATGGATCATGTTAGCTATCATTGTACTCGAAAGCGCCGTCTTGCACTTACATCCAACAGCATATTCGGCTTTTGCTAAACCTTTGTTGGCGGCTTTTCGACCCCATAAATATGCCTCGGTATCTGACTGTTTGAGTACTCCCTCTATGGttgatgtcagcttgaatccAGAATATGAATCCCGGCACTCACCACTGCCGGTCAAGTACCATCCACTCAAAGCCAATTCTGCTTCGCTATCACCTTTCTCCGCTGCTCTTGTATACCAAGCAATACTCCTTCTAGGGTCGATAGGACAAAGCAAATGTCCAAACTCGTGACAGCTGCCCAGCTTGAATTGGGCAGGCGCATAGCCCAATTGAGCAGCTTGAGTGAATAACTCCCTAGCCATATTGACATCATGAGGAACAACGTTTCCATTGTTCTGTCTTTCGTGGAGTAATGCCAGCTCGTGTAGCGCATGTGGATTGTCTTCGTCAGCTTGCGATGCTGCCCTCTTCAACCACACAATTGCTTCTCTAGGGTTGCGTGGTTGACCTAGTAGTCCGCCTAAAAGTACCATACCAAGTTTGTACATCGCTGCAGTATCACCTAAAGCAGCTGATTTTCGGTAGAACAATACCGCTCGGCCGGGATCTTTCCTCGTTCCAGCTCCAATTTCGTTACACACTGCCGATCGATATGTCGCTGCAGGATGATTGAGCTTACTTGCCATCAAATATAGATAGTAAGCTTTTTCATGGTCGACTTGAAGACCCAGCTGTCCTGTTCCATACAAATTTGCCAGGAAGAATTGTGCATCGGGATACGGTTCTTTGCTTTCTGCCAGTTTCTTGATGTTCCTCAGTGATTCTTGCAACAGTACATCTCGATATTTCCTTCCTAGTTTAGGATCGTTCTGACTGATCTCATCACCCAATTTCTTTGCGGCCTCTATGAGATATTTCGCGAAGGCGAACTGagcttctggatcaggatcatctTTCATACGTTTCCTATAGTCATCCACATATTGTTTCGTGTATGGAGGTTTATTCAGATCTATAGCCGCTTGAGTGCCTCGTCTACGTGTTGAAGAAGCTCCAACTTGTTCAGTCACGTTGCGAGAGAGGGACATGGATGATGCATTGGATACTGTTGTCGCGCTGGTATTGGTCCGAGCGAGCGTAGTCGTGCTTTGTTGACGACTGGGTGGAAGCGTACTTGAGGAGCCAGCGGCCGGCGCATACTGCTCTGACCCGGGGGGTGGACCAAGAAAGTCACTCGCAGCTGCATAATATGGGTTGGAGAAGTCcgcttgaggttgaggttgtaT
Above is a genomic segment from Kwoniella shivajii chromosome 8, complete sequence containing:
- a CDS encoding trimethyllysine dioxygenase; the protein is MFRHSLPRLLAKRSNGPRKLSKASPQYRHIALSSRISSNTEPISSSLNVGRSPEITSRSSNIPSVSTSEDRTTISWPDGRVTTFDNYFLFDHCRCPKCYHQQTKQRLKTLSEIPSDVHPTSVKVDKSGVNLTWSTSDSHQSSFPFEFLRRSAYDPPLASYRDDTEGRVLWNSTIAQTPPTVLYDEIMSEDKEGEKSGRAILKLLNKVHDFGFCFINSVPATGEDTKELIEKVAPIRNTHYGGFWQFTADLSHGDLAYSNEGLPAHTDTTYFTDPAGLQIFHLLSHPSPPGTGGTTLLVDGFYTASLLSTLYPTSYSLLSRLRVPAHASGSEGTPLRPPISQPAFRHDGQGQMVQVRWNNEDRGVVGQGWTSDEVKGWYTAARRYDELNRSEDAEYWVQLNPGTVLVIDNWRVMHGRSPFTGSRTMCGAYVGADDWLSRRAALTKKHEIRKKSILSDEWSSGW